A single region of the Musa acuminata AAA Group cultivar baxijiao chromosome BXJ1-11, Cavendish_Baxijiao_AAA, whole genome shotgun sequence genome encodes:
- the LOC135597059 gene encoding phytoene synthase, chloroplastic-like isoform X2 has product MKFSCIFVGTLLLTPERRRAIWAIYVWCRRTDELVDGPNASHITPTALDRWESRLEDVFAGCPYDMLDAALSDTVSKYPVDIQLQPFRDMIEGMRIDLKMPRYQNFDELYLYCYYVAGTVGLMSVPVMGSAPESKATSESVNRAALALGIANQLTNIHGDVGEDARRGRIYLPQDERSRFGLSDDEIFDGKVTDKWRSFMKNQIKRARMFFRAAEDGVSELNQASRWLILDEIEANDYNNFTKRASASKAKKLMALPVAFGRSLVTPSSLRQSSSAKTRLEGNLCHWIEPPTSEKKML; this is encoded by the exons ATGAAATTTTCATGCATCTTTGTAGGAACACTGCTCCTGACTCCTGAGAGGAGGAGAGCAATCTGGGCAATATATG TGTGGTGCAGAAGAACAGATGAGCTTGTGGACGGGCCAAATGCTTCCCATATCACACCAACAGCGTTGGACAGGTGGGAGTCGAGGCTGGAGGATGTCTTTGCAGGCTGCCCATATGACATGCTCGATGCAGCTCTTTCTGATACTGTCTCGAAGTACCCTGTTGATATCCAG TTGCAGCCGTTCAGGGACATGATCGAAGGAATGCGAATCGATTTGAAAATGCCAAGATATCAGAACTTCGACGAACTCTATCTTTATTGCTATTACGTCGCGGGAACTGTTGGACTGATGAGCGTCCCTGTCATGGGAAGCGCTCCCGAGTCGAAGGCGACGTCAGAGAGCGTTAACAGGGCTGCTTTGGCTTTGGGCATCGCCAACCAGCTCACTAACATACACGGGGACGTCGGCGAAGA TGCTAGAAGAGGAAGGATCTATCTGCCGCAGGATGAGCGTTCTCGGTTTGGGCTGTCCGACGACGAGATTTTCGACGGCAAGGTGACGGACAAATGGAGGAGCTTCATGAAGAACCAGATTAAGAGGGCGAGGATGTTCTTCAGAGCAGCAGAAGATGGTGTGAGCGAGCTCAATCAAGCCAGTAGATGGCTG ATCCTCGACGAGATCGAAGCGAATGActacaacaacttcacgaagcgcGCTTCTGCGAGCAAAGCAAAGAAGCTGATGGCTCTGCCGGTGGCGTTTGGTAGATCGCTCGTCACGCCATCTTCTCTAAGGCAGTCAAGCTCAGCAAAGACACGATTAGAAGGAAACCTGTGTCATTGGATCGAACCACCCACATCAGAGAAGAAAATGTTGTAA
- the LOC135597059 gene encoding phytoene synthase 1, chloroplastic-like isoform X1 produces the protein MKFSCIFVGTLLLTPERRRAIWAIYVWCRRTDELVDGPNASHITPTALDRWESRLEDVFAGCPYDMLDAALSDTVSKYPVDIQLQPFRDMIEGMRIDLKMPRYQNFDELYLYCYYVAGTVGLMSVPVMGSAPESKATSESVNRAALALGIANQLTNIHGDVGEDARRGRIYLPQDERSRFGLSDDEIFDGKVTDKWRSFMKNQIKRARMFFRAAEDGVSELNQASRWLVWASLLLHQQILDEIEANDYNNFTKRASASKAKKLMALPVAFGRSLVTPSSLRQSSSAKTRLEGNLCHWIEPPTSEKKML, from the exons ATGAAATTTTCATGCATCTTTGTAGGAACACTGCTCCTGACTCCTGAGAGGAGGAGAGCAATCTGGGCAATATATG TGTGGTGCAGAAGAACAGATGAGCTTGTGGACGGGCCAAATGCTTCCCATATCACACCAACAGCGTTGGACAGGTGGGAGTCGAGGCTGGAGGATGTCTTTGCAGGCTGCCCATATGACATGCTCGATGCAGCTCTTTCTGATACTGTCTCGAAGTACCCTGTTGATATCCAG TTGCAGCCGTTCAGGGACATGATCGAAGGAATGCGAATCGATTTGAAAATGCCAAGATATCAGAACTTCGACGAACTCTATCTTTATTGCTATTACGTCGCGGGAACTGTTGGACTGATGAGCGTCCCTGTCATGGGAAGCGCTCCCGAGTCGAAGGCGACGTCAGAGAGCGTTAACAGGGCTGCTTTGGCTTTGGGCATCGCCAACCAGCTCACTAACATACACGGGGACGTCGGCGAAGA TGCTAGAAGAGGAAGGATCTATCTGCCGCAGGATGAGCGTTCTCGGTTTGGGCTGTCCGACGACGAGATTTTCGACGGCAAGGTGACGGACAAATGGAGGAGCTTCATGAAGAACCAGATTAAGAGGGCGAGGATGTTCTTCAGAGCAGCAGAAGATGGTGTGAGCGAGCTCAATCAAGCCAGTAGATGGCTG GTTTGGGCTTCTCTGCTGTTGCATCAGCAGATCCTCGACGAGATCGAAGCGAATGActacaacaacttcacgaagcgcGCTTCTGCGAGCAAAGCAAAGAAGCTGATGGCTCTGCCGGTGGCGTTTGGTAGATCGCTCGTCACGCCATCTTCTCTAAGGCAGTCAAGCTCAGCAAAGACACGATTAGAAGGAAACCTGTGTCATTGGATCGAACCACCCACATCAGAGAAGAAAATGTTGTAA
- the LOC135597059 gene encoding phytoene synthase 1, chloroplastic-like isoform X3 codes for MLDAALSDTVSKYPVDIQLQPFRDMIEGMRIDLKMPRYQNFDELYLYCYYVAGTVGLMSVPVMGSAPESKATSESVNRAALALGIANQLTNIHGDVGEDARRGRIYLPQDERSRFGLSDDEIFDGKVTDKWRSFMKNQIKRARMFFRAAEDGVSELNQASRWLVWASLLLHQQILDEIEANDYNNFTKRASASKAKKLMALPVAFGRSLVTPSSLRQSSSAKTRLEGNLCHWIEPPTSEKKML; via the exons ATGCTCGATGCAGCTCTTTCTGATACTGTCTCGAAGTACCCTGTTGATATCCAG TTGCAGCCGTTCAGGGACATGATCGAAGGAATGCGAATCGATTTGAAAATGCCAAGATATCAGAACTTCGACGAACTCTATCTTTATTGCTATTACGTCGCGGGAACTGTTGGACTGATGAGCGTCCCTGTCATGGGAAGCGCTCCCGAGTCGAAGGCGACGTCAGAGAGCGTTAACAGGGCTGCTTTGGCTTTGGGCATCGCCAACCAGCTCACTAACATACACGGGGACGTCGGCGAAGA TGCTAGAAGAGGAAGGATCTATCTGCCGCAGGATGAGCGTTCTCGGTTTGGGCTGTCCGACGACGAGATTTTCGACGGCAAGGTGACGGACAAATGGAGGAGCTTCATGAAGAACCAGATTAAGAGGGCGAGGATGTTCTTCAGAGCAGCAGAAGATGGTGTGAGCGAGCTCAATCAAGCCAGTAGATGGCTG GTTTGGGCTTCTCTGCTGTTGCATCAGCAGATCCTCGACGAGATCGAAGCGAATGActacaacaacttcacgaagcgcGCTTCTGCGAGCAAAGCAAAGAAGCTGATGGCTCTGCCGGTGGCGTTTGGTAGATCGCTCGTCACGCCATCTTCTCTAAGGCAGTCAAGCTCAGCAAAGACACGATTAGAAGGAAACCTGTGTCATTGGATCGAACCACCCACATCAGAGAAGAAAATGTTGTAA